One region of Streptomyces rishiriensis genomic DNA includes:
- a CDS encoding 2Fe-2S iron-sulfur cluster-binding protein: MARFHPLQVAAVDHLTDDSVTLTLAVPAALREEYRHAPGQHLALRRVVDGTEVRRTYSICSPAPEPDGEGPRTLRVGVRLVEGGAFSTYALKEIAVGDELEVMTPAGRFTLVPAPGRYAAIVGGSGITPVLSIVSTLLAREPAARFCLVRSDRTAASTMFLEEVADLKDRYPERFQLVTVLSREEQQAGLPSGRLDRERLTGLLPSLLPVTEVAAWFLCGPFGLVQGAEQALREIGVARSRIHEEIFHVEVTAPPAPVAAPAHSTVTARLDGRGGSWPVRDGESVLETVLRNRPDAPYACKGGVCGTCRAFLVSGEVRMDRNFALEPEETDSGYVLACQSHPLTEAVEVDFDR; this comes from the coding sequence ATGGCCCGCTTCCACCCGCTCCAGGTGGCCGCGGTGGACCACCTGACCGACGACTCCGTCACCCTCACCCTCGCGGTCCCCGCCGCGCTGCGCGAGGAGTACCGGCACGCGCCCGGCCAGCATCTCGCCCTGCGCCGCGTGGTCGACGGGACCGAGGTCAGGCGGACGTACTCGATCTGCTCGCCCGCGCCCGAGCCCGACGGCGAGGGGCCCCGCACCCTGCGGGTGGGCGTTCGGCTGGTCGAAGGCGGAGCCTTCTCGACGTACGCGCTGAAGGAGATCGCCGTCGGCGACGAGCTGGAGGTGATGACTCCGGCCGGACGGTTCACCCTCGTGCCCGCGCCCGGACGGTACGCGGCGATCGTCGGCGGCAGCGGGATCACTCCGGTGCTGTCCATCGTCTCGACGCTGCTGGCCCGCGAGCCCGCCGCCCGCTTCTGTCTCGTCCGCAGCGACCGGACCGCTGCCTCGACGATGTTCCTGGAGGAGGTCGCCGACCTCAAGGACAGGTACCCCGAGCGGTTCCAGCTCGTCACCGTGCTCTCCCGGGAGGAGCAGCAGGCCGGGCTGCCGTCCGGGCGGCTGGACCGGGAGCGGTTGACCGGGCTGCTGCCGTCGCTGCTGCCGGTGACGGAAGTGGCGGCCTGGTTCCTGTGCGGGCCGTTCGGGCTCGTCCAGGGCGCGGAACAGGCGCTGCGGGAGATCGGGGTCGCCCGGTCCCGGATCCACGAGGAGATCTTCCACGTGGAGGTCACGGCGCCCCCGGCACCTGTGGCGGCCCCCGCCCACAGCACCGTGACCGCCCGGCTCGACGGCCGGGGCGGCAGCTGGCCCGTGCGGGACGGTGAGTCGGTCCTGGAGACGGTGCTGCGCAACCGGCCGGACGCGCCCTACGCCTGCAAGGGCGGGGTGTGCGGAACCTGCCGGGCCTTCCTGGTCTCCGGTGAGGTGCGCATGGACCGCAACTTCGCGCTGGAGCCGGAGGAAACGGACTCCGGGTATGTGCTGGCCTGCCAGTCCCATCCGCTGACGGAGGCGGTGGAGGTCGACTTCGACCGGTGA
- the paaB gene encoding 1,2-phenylacetyl-CoA epoxidase subunit PaaB — translation MTNTDWPLWEVFVRSRRGLSHTHAGSLHAPDAEFALRNARDLYTRRGEGVSIWVVPSSSITASSPDEKDPFFEPAADKPYRHPTFYEIPEGVKHL, via the coding sequence ATGACGAACACCGACTGGCCCCTGTGGGAGGTCTTCGTGCGCTCCCGGCGCGGCCTCTCCCACACCCACGCCGGCAGCCTGCACGCGCCGGACGCCGAATTCGCCCTGCGCAACGCGCGTGACCTGTACACCCGGCGCGGCGAGGGCGTCTCGATCTGGGTCGTGCCGTCATCCTCGATCACCGCCTCCTCGCCGGACGAGAAGGACCCGTTCTTCGAGCCCGCCGCCGACAAGCCGTACCGGCACCCGACGTTCTACGAGATCCCGGAGGGGGTGAAGCACCTGTGA
- the paaD gene encoding 1,2-phenylacetyl-CoA epoxidase subunit PaaD yields the protein MVTLTPLEAELLEVAGSVLDPELPVITLRELGVLRAVHVRAADAVEVELTPTYTGCPAVEAMSLDIERALHAHGVRDVTVRTVLSPAWSTDDISAEGRRKLREFGIAPPRVRKASEPVGVTLGPTRALPPKPTAARTATGTATGPGTTAGTGAYTDTDTDQASGTSASAVLEPISCPHCGSADTELLSRFSSTACKALRRCLACREPFDHFKEL from the coding sequence ATGGTGACGCTCACCCCGCTGGAGGCGGAACTCCTCGAGGTCGCCGGTTCGGTGCTCGACCCCGAACTGCCCGTGATCACCCTCCGGGAACTCGGCGTCCTGCGCGCGGTGCACGTCCGTGCCGCGGACGCGGTCGAGGTCGAGCTGACCCCCACCTACACCGGCTGCCCGGCGGTGGAGGCGATGTCCCTGGACATCGAACGGGCGCTGCACGCACACGGAGTGCGGGACGTCACCGTGCGCACGGTGCTGTCCCCCGCCTGGTCGACCGACGACATCTCCGCCGAAGGACGCCGCAAACTGCGCGAGTTCGGGATCGCCCCGCCCCGCGTGCGCAAGGCGTCCGAACCGGTCGGCGTCACCCTGGGACCCACCCGCGCCCTCCCCCCGAAGCCCACGGCCGCACGGACGGCGACCGGGACGGCGACGGGACCCGGGACGACGGCCGGAACGGGGGCTTACACGGACACGGACACGGACCAGGCCAGTGGCACGAGCGCGAGCGCGGTCTTGGAGCCGATCAGCTGCCCGCACTGCGGCTCCGCCGACACCGAGCTGCTCAGCCGCTTCTCCTCCACCGCCTGCAAGGCGCTGCGGCGCTGCCTCGCCTGCCGTGAACCCTTCGACCACTTCAAGGAGCTGTGA
- a CDS encoding J domain-containing protein, which produces MTTPEAEQPRPEARLEQAVRAAEQALIEFEIAVETFRVEVENFSRLHHQKLGPMYARLDELDAQIAEARAVRTGDPEDRRKAAEARARVMPMPGVEELFHGWMDGEGLFPEAEAMLTDQPVRPPQRVRPSEEARKLYRELARKAHPDLAQEDAERARREEFITRVNAAYARGEEALLRELAEEWAAGPAPEERSPSPSEELYARLEWLSQRKEMLALVARELEDGAIGSMLRMAPEDPDRLLDEIADKLLADVAAREAELAELVGQAGPSSTS; this is translated from the coding sequence GTGACGACCCCCGAAGCTGAGCAGCCGCGGCCCGAGGCACGGCTGGAGCAGGCCGTGCGGGCCGCCGAGCAGGCGTTGATCGAGTTCGAGATCGCGGTGGAGACCTTCCGCGTCGAGGTCGAGAACTTCTCGCGGCTCCACCATCAGAAACTCGGCCCGATGTACGCCCGGCTCGACGAACTGGACGCCCAGATCGCCGAGGCCAGGGCGGTCCGTACCGGTGATCCCGAGGATCGGCGCAAGGCCGCCGAGGCGCGGGCCCGGGTGATGCCGATGCCCGGGGTCGAGGAGCTGTTCCACGGCTGGATGGACGGCGAAGGGCTGTTCCCCGAGGCCGAGGCGATGCTCACGGATCAGCCGGTCCGGCCCCCGCAGCGGGTACGGCCCAGCGAGGAGGCCCGCAAGCTGTACCGCGAGCTGGCGCGCAAGGCGCATCCGGACCTGGCCCAGGAGGACGCCGAGCGGGCCCGGCGCGAGGAGTTCATCACCCGCGTCAACGCGGCCTACGCCCGTGGCGAGGAAGCGCTGCTGCGCGAGCTGGCCGAGGAGTGGGCGGCCGGCCCGGCGCCCGAGGAGCGCAGCCCGAGCCCCAGCGAGGAGCTCTACGCCCGCCTCGAGTGGCTCTCTCAGCGCAAGGAGATGCTCGCGCTGGTCGCCCGGGAACTGGAGGACGGCGCGATCGGCTCGATGCTCCGCATGGCGCCGGAGGACCCCGACCGGCTTCTGGACGAGATCGCCGACAAGCTCCTCGCGGACGTGGCCGCCCGCGAGGCGGAGCTGGCCGAGCTGGTGGGCCAGGCAGGTCCTTCGTCGACGTCGTGA
- a CDS encoding acyl-CoA dehydrogenase family protein, with protein sequence MDFTFTEEQQAAAEAARGVFAGVAPDGVPSPALTRGAVADDFDRALWAKLASADLLSLLLDEEFGGAGLDAIALCLLLREASKVLARVPLLESSAAVAALQAYGGPELKSSLLARAGRGEIVLTVAANGRTGHDPAELAVTARQNSTVGATDGTGGTGTGDEPGAGDGPGEPGAGEWLLDGVQTMVPWAYDADFVLVPAHTGDGRSVLAVVERGHEGAVLAEQISTTGERLGELRLESVKIADRNVITADGAWEWLRALLTTGTCAQALGLGERVLTMTAEYAGKREQFGHPIATFQAVAVQAADRYIDLRAMEVTLWQAAWRIASGAPGPLPASGDVAVAKIWAAEGVRRVVQTAQHLHGGFGADVDYPLHRYHAWAKHLELSLGPAAAHEEALGDLLAAHLLS encoded by the coding sequence GTGGACTTCACCTTCACCGAGGAGCAGCAGGCAGCGGCGGAAGCGGCGCGGGGCGTGTTCGCCGGGGTCGCTCCCGACGGCGTGCCGAGCCCCGCGCTCACCAGGGGCGCCGTCGCCGACGACTTCGACCGCGCACTGTGGGCCAAGCTGGCCTCGGCGGACCTGCTGAGCCTGCTGCTGGACGAGGAGTTCGGCGGGGCGGGCCTCGACGCCATCGCCCTCTGCCTGCTGCTGCGTGAGGCGTCGAAGGTGCTGGCACGAGTGCCGCTGCTGGAGAGCAGCGCGGCCGTCGCCGCCCTACAGGCCTACGGCGGACCGGAGTTGAAGTCGTCCCTGCTCGCTCGGGCCGGCCGGGGCGAGATCGTCCTCACCGTCGCCGCGAACGGCCGCACCGGCCACGACCCCGCCGAACTCGCGGTGACGGCACGGCAGAACAGCACTGTCGGCGCGACCGACGGAACCGGCGGAACCGGCACAGGTGACGAACCCGGTGCAGGCGACGGCCCGGGGGAGCCCGGCGCAGGCGAGTGGCTGCTGGACGGGGTGCAGACGATGGTGCCGTGGGCGTACGACGCCGACTTCGTCCTCGTACCGGCACACACCGGGGACGGCCGGAGCGTCCTCGCCGTCGTCGAACGCGGGCACGAAGGAGCCGTGCTCGCCGAACAGATCTCCACCACCGGTGAGCGGCTCGGCGAACTGCGCCTCGAATCGGTGAAGATCGCCGACCGGAACGTCATCACCGCCGACGGCGCCTGGGAGTGGCTGCGCGCCCTGCTGACCACGGGGACCTGCGCGCAGGCGCTCGGCCTGGGCGAGCGCGTACTGACGATGACCGCCGAGTACGCCGGCAAGCGGGAGCAGTTCGGACACCCCATCGCCACTTTCCAGGCCGTCGCCGTACAGGCCGCCGACCGCTACATCGACCTGCGAGCGATGGAGGTCACTCTGTGGCAGGCCGCGTGGCGGATCGCCTCGGGGGCGCCAGGCCCACTACCGGCCTCCGGAGACGTCGCCGTGGCCAAGATCTGGGCTGCGGAAGGCGTACGGCGGGTCGTGCAGACCGCACAGCATCTGCACGGAGGCTTCGGCGCCGATGTCGACTACCCACTGCACCGGTATCACGCCTGGGCCAAGCACCTGGAACTCTCGCTCGGCCCGGCCGCGGCACACGAGGAGGCCCTGGGCGACCTGCTGGCCGCCCACCTCCTCAGCTGA
- a CDS encoding rhodanese-like domain-containing protein: protein MPTVEVADLKDDDFLLDVREDDEWQAGHAEGALHIPISEFVGRYGELTEAAPQDGRVHVICRSGGRSAQVTMYLVQQGIDAVNVDGGMQIWAAAGRPVVTDEGNPGSVL from the coding sequence GTGCCCACGGTCGAGGTCGCTGACCTCAAGGACGACGACTTCCTGCTGGACGTCCGCGAGGACGACGAGTGGCAGGCGGGTCATGCCGAAGGGGCACTGCACATCCCCATCAGCGAGTTCGTCGGCCGCTACGGTGAGCTGACCGAGGCGGCTCCGCAGGACGGTCGGGTCCACGTGATCTGCCGTTCCGGCGGTCGCTCGGCCCAGGTCACCATGTATCTCGTCCAGCAGGGCATCGACGCGGTGAACGTCGATGGCGGCATGCAGATCTGGGCCGCCGCGGGCCGCCCGGTCGTCACGGACGAGGGCAACCCGGGCTCGGTCCTGTAA
- a CDS encoding DUF2252 domain-containing protein yields MGGARRLPRVRGFADRPAGPPAAGAESGAAPGSPKVEGKALRGRVPRSAHAAFDLDPARPDAVAAVEESSRGRIPELAPIRVGRMAATPFAFLRGSAGLMAYDLARTAMTGIRAQICGDAHAANFGLYGDARGGLVIDLNDFDETVDGPWEWDLKRLATSLVLAGREAGADEDTCRRAAHGAAGSYRRTMRLLAKLPVLDAWNAIADEELVSHTDAHDLLGTLERVSEKARANTSGRFAAKSTEVTEDGGRRFVDAAPVLRRVADAEAHAVAASLEHYLTTLSEDRHPLLARHSVHDVAFRIVGTGSVGTRSYVVLLLDHRDEPLILQVKEARASALVPHLLTAGFDVPEVEHEGRRVVIGQKRMQVVSDILLGWTTVDGLPFQVRQFRNRKGSVDPAALAADQVDDYGRMTGALLARAHSHSADPRLIAGYCGKNEELDEAIATFAVAYADRTEADHSDLVAAVRAGRIAAETGV; encoded by the coding sequence ATGGGCGGGGCGCGCAGGCTTCCCCGAGTGCGGGGCTTCGCCGACAGGCCCGCCGGGCCGCCCGCCGCAGGAGCGGAATCGGGGGCGGCCCCGGGGTCGCCGAAGGTGGAGGGCAAGGCGCTGCGCGGCCGGGTGCCGCGTTCGGCACACGCCGCGTTCGACCTGGACCCCGCCCGACCCGACGCGGTGGCGGCGGTCGAGGAGTCCAGCCGGGGCCGCATCCCGGAGCTGGCCCCGATCCGGGTCGGCCGGATGGCGGCGACGCCTTTCGCGTTCCTGCGCGGCTCGGCCGGACTCATGGCGTACGACCTGGCCCGCACCGCCATGACCGGGATCCGCGCCCAGATCTGCGGTGACGCCCATGCCGCGAACTTCGGTCTGTACGGCGACGCGCGGGGCGGACTGGTCATCGACCTCAACGACTTCGACGAGACCGTGGACGGCCCCTGGGAATGGGACCTCAAGCGTCTCGCCACCTCCTTGGTGCTCGCGGGCCGCGAGGCCGGCGCGGACGAGGACACCTGCCGCAGAGCGGCCCACGGCGCGGCTGGCTCCTACCGCCGCACCATGCGGCTCCTGGCGAAGCTGCCGGTGCTGGACGCGTGGAACGCCATCGCCGATGAGGAACTGGTCTCCCACACCGACGCGCACGACCTGCTCGGCACCCTGGAGCGGGTCTCCGAGAAGGCGCGGGCCAACACGAGTGGGCGGTTCGCGGCGAAGTCGACGGAGGTGACGGAGGACGGCGGCCGCCGCTTCGTCGACGCGGCGCCGGTGCTGCGCCGCGTCGCGGACGCGGAGGCTCACGCGGTGGCCGCGTCCCTGGAGCACTACCTGACCACCCTGTCCGAGGACCGCCACCCGCTGCTGGCCCGCCACTCGGTCCACGACGTCGCCTTCCGCATCGTCGGCACGGGCAGCGTGGGGACGAGGTCCTACGTGGTGCTGCTGCTCGACCACCGGGACGAGCCGCTGATCCTTCAGGTGAAGGAGGCCCGCGCCTCGGCCCTGGTCCCGCACCTGCTGACCGCCGGCTTCGACGTGCCCGAGGTGGAGCACGAGGGCCGCCGGGTGGTCATCGGCCAGAAACGCATGCAGGTCGTCAGCGACATACTGCTGGGCTGGACGACGGTCGACGGACTCCCCTTCCAGGTACGGCAGTTCCGTAACCGCAAGGGCAGCGTCGACCCGGCCGCGCTCGCCGCCGACCAGGTCGACGACTACGGCCGGATGACCGGCGCGCTTCTCGCCCGCGCCCACTCCCACAGCGCCGACCCGCGCCTCATCGCCGGCTACTGCGGAAAGAACGAGGAACTCGACGAGGCGATCGCCACCTTCGCCGTCGCCTACGCCGACCGTACGGAGGCGGACCACTCGGACCTGGTGGCGGCGGTACGGGCGGGACGGATCGCTGCGGAGACGGGCGTATGA
- the paaC gene encoding 1,2-phenylacetyl-CoA epoxidase subunit PaaC, translating to MTTTTHTRTAALALGDDALVLSHRLGEWMGHAPVLEEEVALGNIALDLLGQARILLSMAGDEDELAYLREERAFRNLQLVEQPNGDFAHTIARQLYFSTYQHLLYARLAATEGPFAGLAAKAVKEVAYHRDHAEQWTLRLGDGTEESHGRMQLACTALWRFTGEMFRPVDGLGFAPSELEPAWLESVRGVLGRAGLAAPEGSRTGAWRAGAGREGLHTESFGRMIAEMQHLHRSHPGASW from the coding sequence GTGACCACGACGACGCACACCCGCACCGCCGCCCTCGCTCTCGGCGACGACGCCCTGGTGCTCTCCCACCGCCTGGGGGAGTGGATGGGCCACGCGCCCGTGCTCGAGGAGGAGGTCGCCCTCGGCAACATCGCCCTCGACCTGCTGGGCCAGGCCCGGATCCTGCTGTCGATGGCCGGCGACGAGGACGAGTTGGCGTACCTGCGCGAGGAACGCGCCTTCCGCAACCTCCAGTTGGTCGAGCAGCCCAACGGCGACTTCGCCCACACCATCGCCCGCCAGCTGTACTTCTCCACCTACCAGCACCTGCTGTACGCGCGGCTGGCGGCCACTGAGGGCCCGTTCGCGGGACTGGCGGCGAAGGCCGTCAAGGAGGTCGCCTACCACCGCGACCACGCCGAACAGTGGACGCTGCGGCTCGGCGACGGGACCGAGGAGAGCCACGGGCGGATGCAACTGGCCTGCACGGCTCTGTGGCGCTTCACCGGAGAGATGTTCCGCCCTGTGGACGGGCTCGGTTTCGCTCCGTCGGAGCTGGAACCGGCCTGGCTGGAGTCGGTGCGGGGCGTGCTGGGACGGGCCGGCCTGGCCGCGCCCGAGGGCTCACGCACCGGAGCCTGGCGCGCGGGCGCGGGCCGCGAGGGCCTGCACACCGAGTCCTTCGGCCGCATGATCGCCGAGATGCAGCACCTGCACCGCAGCCACCCGGGCGCGTCATGGTGA